A genome region from Tolypothrix sp. PCC 7712 includes the following:
- a CDS encoding 3-deoxy-7-phosphoheptulonate synthase — protein MHHILFNANIENSHVLLTPNEVKSKLPLTKSAEETVLKYREELEQILDFQDRRKFIVVGPCSIHDPKAALEYSQRLKNLAEKVKDKLLLVMRVYFEKPRTTVGWKGLINDPEMDDSFHVENGLLIARELLLQIAELGLPAATEALDPIIPQYISELIAWSAIGARTTESQTHREMASGLSMPVGFKNGTDGNIQVALNALQSARMPHNFLGINQDGQVSVFQTRGNAYGHVILRGGNQPNFDAASVKTVEEKLKEAKLPPRIVIDCSHGNTNKDYRLQSAVLEDVIQQVVDGNTSIVGMMLESNLFEGSQSVNCQKSELKYGVSVTDKCIGWEETEKVILAAYDKLK, from the coding sequence ATGCACCATATATTATTCAACGCCAACATTGAGAACTCTCACGTCTTACTAACTCCTAACGAAGTAAAATCAAAATTACCATTAACTAAATCAGCCGAAGAAACTGTTTTGAAATATCGCGAAGAACTAGAACAAATTCTAGATTTTCAAGACAGAAGAAAATTTATAGTTGTGGGGCCTTGTTCGATTCATGACCCCAAAGCAGCACTAGAATATTCGCAACGATTAAAAAATTTAGCAGAGAAAGTTAAAGATAAACTATTACTAGTAATGCGGGTTTACTTTGAAAAACCCAGAACCACAGTAGGATGGAAAGGATTAATCAACGATCCCGAAATGGATGATTCTTTTCATGTAGAAAATGGTTTATTAATTGCGCGAGAATTGCTGCTACAAATTGCCGAATTAGGGTTACCAGCAGCGACAGAAGCACTTGACCCAATCATCCCTCAATATATCAGTGAACTTATAGCTTGGTCTGCTATTGGCGCACGCACCACTGAATCACAAACTCACCGAGAAATGGCAAGTGGACTTTCCATGCCTGTAGGGTTTAAAAACGGTACAGATGGTAATATCCAAGTAGCTTTAAATGCCTTACAATCTGCGAGAATGCCTCACAATTTCCTCGGAATTAATCAAGATGGACAGGTGAGTGTATTTCAAACTAGAGGTAATGCATACGGACACGTGATTTTAAGAGGTGGAAATCAACCTAACTTTGATGCAGCCAGTGTCAAAACCGTAGAAGAAAAATTGAAAGAGGCAAAATTACCACCCAGAATTGTGATTGACTGTAGTCATGGTAATACGAATAAAGATTACAGATTACAATCTGCGGTTTTAGAAGATGTGATTCAACAAGTAGTTGATGGCAATACTTCAATTGTCGGTATGATGCTGGAATCGAATTTATTTGAAGGTAGTCAATCAGTCAATTGCCAGAAATCAGAATTAAAATATGGTGTTTCTGTAACAGATAAATGCATTGGCTGGGAGGAAACAGAAAAAGTTATTTTAGCAGCCTATGACAAGCTGAAATAG
- a CDS encoding alpha-amylase family glycosyl hydrolase: protein MAKIEFNLFAPYNKGAALIGSFSNWEDIPMEKGEDGYFRTSVELEDGVYQYKFRVQSNSWFLEPEQWVDVTDPYATDIDELSGQDNGIVKIKDGERIVDTYVWQHDDQHLPADHELVIYELHVGDFSGGEDDPYARGKYKHVVEKLDYLCELGINAIELMPVKEYPGDYSWGYNPRHFFAPESSYGATEGLKKLIDECHARGMRVIMDGIYNHSEASSPLTQIDHDYWYHHAPRDPDNSWGPEFNYEHYDENLETYPARKFTGDTVRYWIEEYHIDGIRYDAARQIANYDFMHWIVQEAKNAAGSKPFYNIAEHIPETTSITNVDGPMDGCWHDSFYHTVTAHIYGETFDLENLKDVIDCKRQGFMGATNVVNYLTNHDHNHLMVDLGDRNIFDEEAFRRVKLGVAILFTAVGVPLIWMGEEFGEYKPKQPESAKIDWTLLGNELNSSLFDYYKGLVNLRKNSHALYTENIDFIHENPEAKVLAYSRWNDEGSRVVVVANFSENFLSGYHVPNFPNGGTWHEWTANYDVEAGDDGIITDIGPYEAKVFVWQ, encoded by the coding sequence ATGGCGAAAATTGAATTTAATCTGTTTGCACCTTATAACAAGGGAGCAGCATTAATCGGTTCTTTTTCTAATTGGGAAGATATTCCAATGGAAAAAGGTGAAGATGGTTATTTCCGCACTTCTGTTGAATTAGAAGATGGCGTTTATCAATATAAATTCCGTGTCCAATCAAATTCATGGTTTCTAGAACCAGAACAATGGGTTGATGTTACAGACCCTTATGCAACTGATATTGATGAATTAAGTGGTCAAGATAACGGTATCGTCAAAATTAAAGATGGTGAAAGAATTGTTGATACCTATGTTTGGCAACATGATGATCAACATTTGCCTGCTGACCATGAATTAGTCATATATGAATTACATGTTGGTGACTTTTCCGGTGGAGAAGATGATCCCTATGCGCGCGGAAAGTACAAACATGTTGTTGAAAAATTAGATTATCTGTGTGAATTAGGAATTAACGCTATTGAGTTGATGCCAGTTAAAGAATATCCTGGTGATTATAGTTGGGGTTATAATCCTCGTCATTTCTTTGCACCAGAATCTAGTTATGGTGCTACAGAGGGATTAAAAAAATTAATTGATGAATGCCATGCTAGGGGTATGCGCGTGATTATGGATGGTATCTATAACCATTCAGAAGCTTCCAGTCCATTAACTCAAATTGACCACGATTATTGGTATCACCATGCGCCTCGCGACCCTGATAATAGTTGGGGGCCTGAGTTTAACTATGAACATTATGATGAAAATTTAGAAACTTACCCCGCCCGCAAATTTACTGGTGATACAGTAAGATATTGGATTGAAGAATATCATATAGATGGTATTCGCTATGATGCAGCGCGCCAAATTGCTAACTACGATTTTATGCATTGGATTGTGCAGGAAGCGAAGAACGCTGCTGGTTCCAAACCTTTTTATAATATTGCCGAACACATTCCTGAAACTACCAGCATTACCAACGTTGATGGCCCTATGGATGGTTGCTGGCATGATAGTTTTTATCATACTGTGACTGCACATATTTATGGCGAAACCTTTGATTTAGAAAACCTCAAAGACGTAATTGATTGTAAGCGTCAAGGTTTTATGGGTGCTACCAATGTGGTAAATTATCTAACTAACCACGACCATAACCACCTGATGGTGGACTTAGGCGATCGCAATATTTTTGATGAGGAAGCATTTAGAAGAGTTAAATTAGGAGTTGCTATCCTATTTACTGCTGTTGGTGTGCCTTTAATTTGGATGGGTGAAGAGTTTGGTGAGTATAAACCCAAACAACCAGAATCAGCTAAAATCGATTGGACGCTATTAGGTAATGAACTAAATTCTAGTTTGTTTGATTACTATAAGGGCCTAGTTAATCTGCGTAAAAATAGCCATGCACTCTACACAGAAAATATCGATTTTATTCACGAAAATCCAGAAGCCAAAGTGCTAGCTTACAGCCGTTGGAATGACGAAGGTTCCCGTGTAGTAGTTGTGGCAAATTTCTCCGAAAACTTCCTCTCTGGTTATCATGTTCCTAATTTCCCCAATGGTGGTACATGGCACGAGTGGACAGCTAATTATGATGTGGAAGCTGGCGACGATGGTATCATCACCGATATCGGCCCCTATGAAGCTAAAGTATTTGTTTGGCAGTAA
- a CDS encoding DUF1823 family protein translates to MSNLPPLNTDTIWAILNETIDDATVNQLVWHCLGYRYNSSTGEWDNSEVAAEWRDEYPQPPDFIDSRPATVKLTRSIPKENKQILKEKLGFKGYKIGEFGPRQTRRATAANWLYSYMNPVSSNLESV, encoded by the coding sequence ATGTCTAATTTGCCACCACTCAACACAGATACTATTTGGGCAATCCTCAACGAAACCATTGATGATGCAACAGTCAACCAATTGGTATGGCATTGCTTAGGTTATCGCTACAACTCATCAACTGGAGAATGGGACAATAGCGAAGTTGCAGCAGAATGGCGGGATGAGTACCCACAACCACCAGATTTCATTGATAGTCGCCCCGCTACAGTCAAATTGACTCGTTCTATACCGAAAGAAAACAAACAAATTCTTAAAGAAAAGTTGGGTTTTAAAGGTTACAAAATTGGTGAATTTGGCCCTCGGCAAACTCGTAGGGCTACTGCTGCAAATTGGTTATATAGTTATATGAATCCTGTTAGCAGCAATTTAGAGTCGGTTTAA
- a CDS encoding acylphosphatase, with product MQNSTPLSKLIRAHVFVSGRVQGVGYRYATVDTASQLGLTGWVRNLPDSRVEAVFEGVQEVVEEMVRWCHSGPPAAIVKNVAVDYEEPEGLLGFEVRR from the coding sequence ATGCAAAATTCTACTCCACTGTCAAAACTCATCCGTGCCCATGTTTTCGTTTCTGGTCGCGTCCAAGGGGTTGGCTATCGCTACGCTACAGTAGATACAGCAAGTCAGTTGGGATTAACTGGCTGGGTGCGAAATCTTCCCGATAGTCGAGTGGAAGCAGTTTTTGAAGGGGTGCAAGAAGTGGTAGAAGAGATGGTGCGCTGGTGTCATAGTGGCCCTCCAGCAGCTATTGTCAAAAATGTTGCAGTTGACTACGAAGAACCGGAAGGTTTGCTGGGATTTGAAGTTAGACGTTGA
- a CDS encoding macro domain-containing protein: protein MKLVLVAPNSLLAAAFQEHFNYLPNVEIVNDYFEWLPNFDCLVSPANSFGMMDGGMDAAIIKFFGSSLMTTVQQRILADYLGEQPVGTSMIVETGHLQHPFLAHTPTMRVPMSIMGTDIPYIAMWAMLLAVRHHNQHAQYKINTIACPGLGTGIGRVPYNEAARLMALAYDHFLYPPKHLNCFVAASRQLLIWEGRS from the coding sequence TTGAAATTGGTATTAGTAGCGCCAAATTCATTATTAGCAGCAGCATTTCAAGAACATTTTAACTATTTACCTAATGTTGAAATAGTCAATGACTACTTTGAGTGGTTGCCTAATTTTGACTGTTTAGTTAGTCCTGCTAACTCTTTTGGCATGATGGATGGTGGTATGGATGCTGCCATTATCAAATTTTTTGGTAGTTCTTTGATGACAACGGTACAGCAACGTATACTTGCAGATTATTTGGGTGAACAGCCAGTAGGAACGTCAATGATTGTGGAAACTGGTCATCTTCAGCATCCGTTCCTAGCACATACACCGACAATGCGAGTTCCTATGTCTATTATGGGGACTGACATTCCTTATATAGCCATGTGGGCTATGCTTTTAGCTGTGCGCCACCACAACCAACATGCTCAGTACAAGATTAATACGATTGCTTGTCCTGGTTTGGGTACAGGTATTGGTAGAGTACCATATAATGAGGCTGCTAGATTAATGGCATTAGCCTATGACCATTTTCTGTATCCTCCCAAGCATCTCAACTGCTTTGTTGCTGCTTCACGACAACTTTTGATCTGGGAGGGAAGAAGTTAA
- the hisD gene encoding histidinol dehydrogenase, whose product MQLLQTTDKDFSTKFKALVNDRREATVDVSGTVREILADVKVRGDAAVHDYTSRFDHYHPESLRLSETFIAELAAQCPKDVTAALELAAERIAAFHEKQLPQDIGYTDTVGVRLGLNWVALSKVGIYVPGGRASYPSSVLMNALPAKIAGVDRIVMTVPMPRGEINPAVLAAAKIAGVTEIYGIGGAQAIAALAYGTKTIAPVDKIVGPGNAYVAEAKRQVFGTVGIDSIAGPSEILVVADDKNNPEWIAWDLLSQAEHDPSAQSILITDSAEFAQNAIASVEQVLNHLATKSVATASWEKHGAVIIVNDLAESIPLINQLAPEHIELCIDNPQLLASEIKCAGSLFLGRYTPEAIGDYLGGPNHVLPTSRSARFASGLSVYDFLKRITYLECNQQALQQIGPAAVTLAQAEGLPAHGGSVAIRLRD is encoded by the coding sequence ATGCAGCTACTTCAAACAACCGACAAAGATTTTTCTACCAAATTTAAAGCACTTGTAAATGATCGCCGGGAAGCAACTGTTGATGTTAGCGGGACAGTAAGAGAGATTCTGGCTGATGTCAAAGTGCGTGGTGATGCGGCAGTCCATGACTATACTAGCCGCTTTGACCATTATCATCCTGAGTCTTTGCGTCTAAGTGAGACATTTATTGCCGAACTTGCAGCCCAATGTCCCAAGGATGTGACAGCAGCCTTAGAATTGGCAGCAGAGAGAATTGCCGCATTTCACGAAAAACAACTACCCCAAGATATCGGCTATACCGATACAGTTGGTGTCAGGCTGGGATTAAATTGGGTAGCACTGTCAAAGGTGGGAATTTATGTACCTGGCGGACGTGCTAGTTATCCTAGTTCGGTATTAATGAATGCCCTACCCGCCAAAATTGCTGGTGTGGATCGGATTGTGATGACAGTGCCAATGCCTCGCGGTGAGATTAATCCCGCAGTACTCGCAGCCGCTAAAATTGCTGGTGTCACAGAAATATATGGTATTGGTGGGGCACAAGCGATCGCAGCTCTAGCATACGGTACTAAAACTATTGCCCCTGTTGATAAAATTGTTGGGCCTGGTAATGCCTATGTTGCCGAAGCCAAACGCCAAGTATTTGGCACAGTGGGAATTGACAGTATTGCTGGCCCTTCTGAAATTCTTGTTGTTGCAGATGACAAAAATAATCCCGAATGGATAGCTTGGGATTTACTATCGCAAGCAGAACATGATCCTAGCGCCCAATCTATTTTAATTACCGACTCAGCAGAATTCGCCCAAAATGCGATCGCATCAGTTGAGCAAGTTTTAAATCACCTAGCTACCAAATCAGTAGCCACCGCCAGTTGGGAAAAACATGGGGCTGTAATTATTGTCAACGATTTAGCCGAAAGTATTCCCCTCATCAACCAGCTAGCACCAGAACACATAGAATTGTGTATCGATAATCCTCAATTACTAGCTAGCGAAATCAAATGTGCTGGTAGCCTATTTTTAGGACGCTATACACCAGAAGCCATTGGCGATTATTTAGGCGGGCCAAACCATGTACTCCCAACTTCTCGTTCCGCCCGTTTTGCTTCCGGCTTAAGCGTTTACGACTTCTTAAAACGCATTACCTACCTGGAATGCAATCAACAAGCACTACAGCAAATCGGCCCAGCCGCAGTCACCCTAGCACAAGCAGAAGGCTTACCAGCCCACGGCGGTAGTGTAGCTATACGGTTGCGGGATTAG
- the fba gene encoding class II fructose-bisphosphate aldolase (catalyzes the reversible aldol condensation of dihydroxyacetonephosphate and glyceraldehyde 3-phosphate in the Calvin cycle, glycolysis, and/or gluconeogenesis), with product MALVPLRLLLDHAAENGYGIPAFNVNNLEQIQAILKAAVETDSPVILQASRGARNYAGENFLRHLILAAVETYPQIPIVMHQDHGNAPSTCYSAIKNNFTSVMMDGSLEADAKTPASFEYNVRVTSEVVNVAHSLGVSVEGELGCLGSLETGAGEAEDGHGFEGTLDHSQLLTDPDEAVSFVEQTKVDALAVAIGTSHGAYKFTRKPTGEILAISRIEEIHRRLPNTHLVMHGSSSVPEDLIALINQYGGAIPETYGVPVEEIQKGIKSGVRKVNIDTDNRLAITAAVREALAKNPKEFDPRHFLKPSIVYMQKVCAERYQQFGTAGNASKIKQISLEDFAAKYAKGELNVVTKSAAKV from the coding sequence ATGGCGCTTGTACCCTTACGGCTGTTGTTGGATCACGCGGCTGAAAACGGTTACGGCATCCCAGCTTTCAATGTTAATAACTTGGAACAAATTCAGGCGATCCTGAAGGCTGCTGTAGAGACAGATAGCCCTGTAATTCTTCAAGCTTCTCGTGGCGCTCGTAACTATGCAGGAGAAAACTTCCTCCGCCATTTGATTTTGGCTGCTGTAGAAACCTATCCTCAAATTCCCATTGTCATGCACCAAGATCATGGCAATGCTCCTTCTACCTGCTACTCAGCAATTAAGAACAACTTCACCAGCGTCATGATGGATGGTTCGCTGGAAGCTGATGCTAAAACACCTGCAAGCTTCGAGTATAACGTCCGTGTTACCAGCGAAGTAGTGAATGTAGCTCATTCTCTAGGTGTCAGCGTTGAAGGCGAACTCGGTTGCTTAGGTTCTCTAGAAACTGGTGCGGGTGAAGCTGAAGATGGTCATGGTTTTGAAGGTACACTGGATCACTCCCAATTGCTGACCGATCCCGACGAAGCTGTTAGCTTTGTAGAGCAAACCAAAGTAGATGCTTTGGCAGTTGCTATTGGTACTAGCCACGGTGCTTACAAGTTTACCCGTAAGCCAACTGGCGAAATTTTGGCAATCAGCCGCATTGAAGAAATTCACCGCCGTTTGCCCAACACTCACTTGGTAATGCATGGTTCCTCCTCAGTACCTGAAGATTTAATTGCTCTGATTAACCAGTATGGTGGTGCAATTCCTGAAACCTACGGCGTACCTGTAGAAGAAATTCAAAAAGGTATCAAGAGCGGTGTACGTAAGGTAAACATTGACACCGACAACCGTTTGGCAATTACTGCTGCGGTACGTGAAGCTTTAGCAAAAAACCCCAAGGAATTTGACCCCCGTCACTTCCTCAAGCCTTCTATTGTCTATATGCAGAAGGTTTGTGCAGAACGCTATCAGCAATTTGGTACCGCTGGTAACGCTAGCAAGATTAAGCAAATTTCTTTGGAAGATTTTGCGGCTAAGTACGCTAAAGGCGAACTCAACGTTGTTACTAAGTCAGCTGCTAAAGTCTAA
- a CDS encoding Uma2 family endonuclease: protein MVKTPAQHQAIPFLENGDKLTRYEFERRYNAMFNLKKAELIEGIVYIMPAALPFRSHSQPHGWILTWLGTYEAATPGVALGVEPTVRLDLDNEPQPDAVLLINPEAGGQAKLSEDDYIEGAPELIVEIAASSAAIDLHAKKQAYRRNGVKEYIVWQVLEQKLSWFCLEQGEYLELVPDERGILRSRVFPGLWLAVAEVLAGNMQSVLAVLQTGLQSAEHAAFTQQLAP, encoded by the coding sequence ATGGTGAAAACACCTGCACAACATCAGGCAATTCCCTTTTTGGAAAATGGCGACAAACTTACCCGCTATGAATTTGAGCGTCGCTACAACGCCATGTTCAATTTGAAAAAAGCCGAATTAATTGAGGGAATTGTCTATATTATGCCTGCTGCTTTGCCTTTTAGAAGTCATAGTCAACCTCATGGCTGGATTCTTACATGGCTTGGTACTTATGAAGCAGCTACGCCTGGTGTAGCTTTGGGGGTTGAACCAACAGTGCGTCTAGATTTGGATAATGAACCTCAACCAGATGCAGTTCTGCTGATCAATCCAGAAGCAGGAGGCCAAGCAAAGCTGAGTGAAGATGATTATATTGAAGGCGCACCAGAGTTAATTGTCGAAATTGCTGCTAGTAGCGCAGCTATTGACCTTCATGCTAAAAAACAAGCTTATCGCCGTAATGGTGTAAAAGAATATATTGTTTGGCAAGTTCTAGAGCAAAAATTGAGTTGGTTTTGTTTAGAACAGGGTGAATATCTGGAATTAGTACCTGATGAGCGTGGAATTCTGCGAAGTCGAGTCTTCCCAGGATTGTGGTTAGCAGTAGCAGAAGTATTAGCAGGGAATATGCAATCTGTCTTAGCTGTTTTACAAACAGGCTTGCAATCTGCTGAACACGCAGCATTTACCCAGCAATTAGCACCTTAA
- a CDS encoding type II toxin-antitoxin system Phd/YefM family antitoxin produces the protein MQSKIFDINQLQITVSELLSLMRDDQEIVITKGNTPVAKLTILNSPEKIIFVSEKLPQPGLNLGAMVMSDDFDQPLPDEFWLQNP, from the coding sequence ATGCAAAGCAAAATATTTGATATTAATCAATTACAAATAACTGTCAGCGAGTTACTGTCTTTGATGCGAGATGATCAAGAAATAGTCATCACTAAAGGTAATACTCCTGTTGCTAAATTAACTATACTTAATTCTCCTGAAAAAATTATCTTTGTATCAGAAAAACTTCCCCAGCCTGGATTAAATTTAGGCGCAATGGTAATGAGTGATGATTTCGATCAACCTTTACCAGATGAATTTTGGTTACAAAATCCATGA
- a CDS encoding type II toxin-antitoxin system VapC family toxin: protein MKLLLDTHTFIWWDSDPAKLSQKALDLLTDKDNIRLLSVVSLWEIQIKHQLGKLTLNKALREIIASQQNNHIEILPINIDHILALDNLPLYHKDPFDRLLIAQTNIENAVMISCDAIFANYSVQVEW from the coding sequence ATGAAGCTACTGTTAGATACACATACGTTTATTTGGTGGGATAGTGACCCTGCAAAACTTTCTCAAAAAGCATTAGATTTACTAACGGATAAAGATAACATCAGGTTATTGAGTGTTGTCAGTCTCTGGGAAATTCAAATTAAACACCAGTTAGGTAAACTCACATTAAATAAAGCTTTAAGAGAAATTATTGCTAGTCAACAAAATAATCATATTGAAATATTACCAATTAATATTGATCATATTTTAGCTTTAGATAATTTACCCCTTTATCATAAAGATCCTTTTGATAGGTTACTTATTGCTCAAACTAATATAGAAAATGCTGTGATGATTAGTTGTGATGCTATTTTTGCTAATTATTCAGTCCAGGTAGAATGGTAA